TTAGCCCCCTGTATGGTAGCATAaaagggctgcctttgaagatgggCTAGGACTACTCCAAATGTCAATGGCCAGGATTCTTACCAGTCTTGCCTAGGGAAGCTAAAAGTACAGTATGTACCCAGGCTCTCAAGGCAGCTTTTGAGTCCATTTCAAAGTCCTCTCTAAAGCTGAACAGCTTGGGCCCAATGTATTTGATGGGTCACCTGTTGTCATGTGAACCTCCCTGGGATCTGAGATCAGCTGGTGGGGCCTTGCTTCACTGCAGTGAGGATGATGTGAGCCTTTTGCATAGCTTGTGAAAACCGGTTTGGAATTGGATAGGTTTTTAGTCCCTGCACTGAGACCTTTTGTATGTATACTGCTATTTTTAGATGTATggctggcttttaaaaagtgatctTATCTGTTTATTTTCCTGACACAGCAGTTTGTATTGTTCTAACTGGCACACTATTCTATTTGATAATTATAACTAATAtagagattttaaaaatccagtaaatTATACAATGCATTAATTTCCAAAGCAATGAGATTAGGGGAACGTTCAAGACTACATCAATAGCCATCAGTCCTTGGCTTCAGGTACCACTCTAGATCCGTCATTCCAAATCAGCTGTAACAATTTCTCTGCCTCTGTGGAACCTTGGAGGATCAACAAACTGGTAGCTATTCACAATattcttctctccttttccccaggtaCAGCTGCTATGAGCTAGGCTGTTGGTAAATGGATGCTCTTCTGCCAGGACCTCCTTGCAATACCAAAATGGAAAGCCCCAAGAGTCTCTGGCCAGTCAAGGAAGAATCTGCTCTATAAAAGTCCTCCACATCCAGAAGAGTGACACGGTCTTCTTGTAAACAAGCACAGAGATGGAACATCTGAACTAGAGGAGCAACCCCTAATCCATTGCAGCACATATTCAATCACTTCCCATCTCAAGACAGTGTCAGAGATGGGAAAGGCCTGCCTGCTTCTCTTGCTTCTAAAGACATGTGGAATTCAAATGGAAGAGGAACCAAGGAGCCACCATGACTGGGAGACTCAGTGGAAAGGAAACACCACTCAATTCTCGAGTGAAGCTTGGAAGCAACGACTACCGCAGAGTATAATTATAGGGGTACGGAAAGGAGGCACGAGAGCCCTACTAGAGATGCTGAGTCTACATCCCCAAGTAGCAGTTGCCAATTCAGAAATGCATTTCTTTAACCTGGATGAGAATTACAACAAGGGGTTGAGTTGGTACAGCCAGCAGATGCCAATTTCACACTCTGGTCAAGTCACTATAGAAAAGACACCTGGCTATTTCTCTTCCTTAAAGGCTCCAGAAAGGATCCATGCTATGGACAGCTCTGTGAAGCTCCTGCTTATTGTCCGGGATCCTGTAGAAAGGCTGGTGTCCGATTACACTCAGATCCTGCACAACCGCAAGGCACAGCACAAGCCCTATCAGTCCTTGGAGCAGATTCTCTTGAAGAATGGCCGGGAACTCAACACCAGATACAAGGCCATGCAGCGGAGTCTCTATGCTCTGCACCTGGCTCGATGGCTAGAATTCTTTCCCAGGACCCAGATTCATGTCGTGGATGGAGGTGGCCTGATCCGGGAGCCACTCTCAGAAATGAGCCAAGTAGAACGCTTCTTAGGACTGGAGCCTTACCTAGGCCCAGACAACTTTTACTTCAACCAAACTAAGGGCTTCTACTGCCTGCAGGCCAGAGGGCATCAGCACTGCCTGGATCAATCTAAAGGACGACCTCATCCTGCTATAGATGAACTACTGCTGGAACAACTCTGCACATATTTCAGTGAGCACAATGAAAACTTCTTTGCCATGGTGGGACGGACCTTCAACTGGTGCTGAGCCCTGCCTAGAGGCTTGCTAAGATAGGATGTAGAGTAAGGTCTCTAGGGACAGGGCTTCTATGGTACAGGGTTGTTCCTTTTTCTATCCAATGAACTGTAAATAGACCACTACAATAGAGAAGCATTTCCGTGGTCCATGAGCCTTGAGGGGAATTGCAGAACAGGAAATAGTTTATACAATGGGGAACAGAATCCCCTTTATTTGTTCAGAGCCTTTTAATACAATTGTTGACTATTCTTTCCAGATCCACAGCAAGTTAAGACTATGAGGCTCCCGTTTTATATATTTAGATGCCACATTCTAGGTTACCAGAGATTCAACCCGCATTACGCTTTgaggtctatttatttatttccagcaATCGTGTGATAGGAAGCAGAAGATGCAAACCCATTTGTTGTTTCCTCATTCTGTCCCTTACACCATAAGCAACTGTAGGAACTGTATCTCAACTATTCAGCTCTATTCCATTTCATGCTCACTGCTGCAAATCATGCAGTTCTACTGGTTTTCAACAGAGGGCAGCACTTCCTCATGCAATAACACTTCTCTGAGTATGATCTGGGTTGTTAAGACAGTATGCACAATTGTAAAGACCCTATCATATATACAGCTATTCTGCTTTTAGTGTGGCATATGAAATTGCTATCTTATACAGACCATCTAACCCAGTATTGTCTACACAGGCAGCAGCTTTCTAAACAACCTCAGCAGAAGACTGTTCCCGATTCTGTTATCCAAGCTCCTCTAATTGGAGATACCATGGAATAAAACTTGGGACATTCTATACACAAGGGAACTACTGCTGTACTGCAGCCTCTTGCTTTTTGCAGACGGGACACAATGCTGAAAATTGCAGAAAGGTTCCTTCAGGCAGCCTTCACAAGGTAGCGCAAATTCCTTATCACAGTCCTCATAAAAATGTCAGTGTTGCATTTGTGAATGTGAAGCCTGTAATGAACAGCACATGCATCAGTCTGAATAGGAGACTATAAGGGAGGGACTTGGTTACAGCATGTTTGCTCAAGTCCCTTTAACTGGGACTCCACTCCCATGTTAACTGTGCATGGGATTATGGCTTTTCCCCAGCCTTGTGCACTTTCTGGATGGGAAAGGAGAAGCTACAACAGTGTTCCTACCATCCAGCCTTTGAACTTCAGCTTCAGGCCTCTCTTTGAACAAAATCAGATAGGAGCTACTGGAAGAGAATATCCTGGAACCCCTGTGGACTCAACTGCAGATGTAGCTGTTCCTGTGGAAGCCCATTCACTTGCAACCCTGGCTCTACCTTTCTTTGTGAGGAACCAAATATGATTTCTGCAGGAGAGACAGGTTCAGAACAAAAGGGAACTGGAAAACTTGAGATGTACCAGTGACTGCTGAAGGATTCTTATACTTTTACACTATTTTCCCTGATGCCTTTTTTTCAGAGAGTAAAGGTGTAAGAAAGGCATCAGAGAAAGGCTCCA
Above is a genomic segment from Eublepharis macularius isolate TG4126 chromosome 14, MPM_Emac_v1.0, whole genome shotgun sequence containing:
- the LOC129341866 gene encoding heparan sulfate glucosamine 3-O-sulfotransferase 1-like — encoded protein: MGKACLLLLLLKTCGIQMEEEPRSHHDWETQWKGNTTQFSSEAWKQRLPQSIIIGVRKGGTRALLEMLSLHPQVAVANSEMHFFNLDENYNKGLSWYSQQMPISHSGQVTIEKTPGYFSSLKAPERIHAMDSSVKLLLIVRDPVERLVSDYTQILHNRKAQHKPYQSLEQILLKNGRELNTRYKAMQRSLYALHLARWLEFFPRTQIHVVDGGGLIREPLSEMSQVERFLGLEPYLGPDNFYFNQTKGFYCLQARGHQHCLDQSKGRPHPAIDELLLEQLCTYFSEHNENFFAMVGRTFNWC